The Lolium perenne isolate Kyuss_39 chromosome 6, Kyuss_2.0, whole genome shotgun sequence genome segment GCCTGCTCCTCTTCCTCATCttcgtcctccggatcctcctccgccgcttcgccgctgaTCGGGACTCTCAGCACGGTGCGGAAATCATCCTCCGCCAAAGAATTGAGCTGGAAAGGAGAACAAGGAAAAGTTAGAACGCTTCACAAAATGAGAAGTTAAAAATAGCAAAGTCCATATGCGTACCGGAGGACACTAGTTGTTGATCTTGATGTCTTTCACTAATTCTGGGACCGGCTGGCCCGACCAATCTTCACAAGTGTTTTGATCCTCCTCTTGAGGGAATCCGCTGGCAGGTCGTGGTGGGTAACTGGGAGAAGATCATCCGCCCCGGTGTACTTGCAGATTAAGCGCGAGTTATATCGCAGCGGCTGGATCCAGCGAGAAAACCAGCTGAGGGTAAGCTCAGTTCCTGTTAGCCCATCGTGGACTAACCAAGAAATCCTTCGCGCGGCCTTCTCCAAGATCGGGAAGTGGGCGAGGgtagggacgaagctccagctgtCAAGTTCTTCTGGAGGCTTGTTGATGAATTTGGGCAGCCCATCGTGGACGCCCGGAACTTTgacgttcttcacgtagaaccatccggcgttccagtaccggacggactcgtgggAGGAGTGAGGCGGATACATCCGACCAGGGTGGAGCATGAAAGTCAtacttccgcagttcaccatggcTTTGTCCTTTGTTTCCTTCTTGACTCGGAAGGAAAACTGCCACATGCGGACGTCGGGGCGaattccgagatgcccctcgcaGAGCGTCACAAAATTCGATAGGAGGAGATAGGAGTTGggacagatgttgtggggctagaGGCCATAGGTGGAGAGAACGTagaggaaaaactccgagcaGGGGAGCGATAGACCGCGCTGTACACAGGCCTTCGTCAGGACGCTTTCGTCCGGCTCCAGCTTAGGAGTGATGGAGTCCTTCATGAAACTCCAGTGTGGAGAGATCATGCCCTCGCTCTGGAGATCTCTAAGCTCCGAATCCTTGATCACGCAAGGCCACCACTTCCCTTTCTCGCCCTCTCGGATCCGGGCATCGGAAGCCTTCTTCATTTCCGCCTCCTGCACTTTAGCTTCCATCCTTGCTTGGCCCTCAATTTCTTCTTGGATCTCTTTGAGGTTGGGGATCCGGCCTAGTGcgttgctggaagatgcggagaaAGGTTGAGCTAAGCGCGTGTCGGAAACATACGGTGGTAGGAGCGCTAATGGTTCCGGGAAACTTGGTTCTTTTGAGCTTGAGTCCGGACTATTCGGAGAACTATCAGTATATCTAGGTGAATTAGTGGACATTTTTCCGGCTGCATGCATATGATGAAACTGTTTGAGTAGCCGGAAACTAAGCTAATCTACGCTACTTCATCTTCTACGGAACCGGCGAACATACCTTCAATGGCGTGGCGGTTCCCCATCGTGCCGGCGAAGATGAGCTCGTCGGACTTGGAGCACTGGGCTCCGGATGACCACAGATCGGCGGCGGAGGCGATTTCCCGGTCAAACGTGCGCAGCTCAGGTCGAGGGCGACACTGGAGCGGCGGCAGGTGAAGCTTCCCGAGGATGAGCTCGCCGGAATTCAGATCTGAGGAGCGGCGCTGtttggaggaagaagacgatgcgAAGTTGCAGTGAAACGAATGAGAAAGTTGCCGACGCAGCGGGTATTTATAGACCACGCGCGAAGATTCGTGAGCCGGATCCAACGgcggaaacggaacggtcacaccgttggatgacCGCCACATGTCTTAGGTTAAAACAGTGAAACCGAGGCAGCGGTAACTAGAGCTGAGCGACTCCGAAATTTCCGGCTGAGGATTCGCATCTCAGAAAATTTAGCGTGGGAAAAAAGGAAGTTCGGTACAATATGCGCGAAAAATCTGCTAAAGATAGTGTTATAGAGGAGCAATGATTTCCGGTTGATTGAAGTCGGAAACAAGAaagttttggaagctcttcaagattgtcTTCGTATCCGagttgaatgaagtcggaggaatgatgaatctcggagaacttcggggactactgttgtgggtatactttatgggtataccaacggcatggcctagatccgggaaGCCTGGGtgtcccacagatggtgatgtggcatgtggcccgtcgggcggcccagttgctgtagaccgtgaaggatgaagtccagcccaggagcaaggagccggatctcaaccgacctacgaaggaggccggattcgcgaaggcccatgaagtatccggatccagcatgcCCATGAAGGAAGGcgtatccttgacgtacacgataagatattgtaccgtaggtaggcaacttgtattccggctaggtctctccatgtaaaccctagatccgtgcgcctttataaaccggatcctaggagccctagaggcacaatcacaactcattgtaacaacgcgaaagcgcccagataattccagacaagcagcagtaggccctgtcatcgagcaggtattccgaagctgggtaaatcgcgtaccaccgtcccgcggACTCTCTGCCGTATGGCCCCTACtttttctccccctcgtgaggatccctcctcagaggtaccgtcgaataggcaacgacagcggCCATACGCGACCTTCTGCTCCTCCTCAAACGCCTCCGTCGGGTGGAGGGCGGCGAGGTCCGAATCAACCGGGTAGACGTTGCGGGCCATCTCAACAAGGCAAGCCTAGGTGCGGCGTGCTCGCCATGGATGATTGCTAGGGTTAGGTTGAGGTGTGCCGTTCTCGCCCGCTGACATCGACCATATATAGCCACATTGGGGCGTTTCCCGCGCGCGAAACGATGGCGAAACCCGCCTATCTATTGGCCATGCGGGAATCGGTAATCGTTGATGGCATGCCTGGATGAGATGTTAAACTACCATTACCGAGCTTGACACTCCTAGAAAAAAAAATGCGTCGAGCTACTGGGCAAACGGTCATGTGCGGTCACTTCTGGCGTCCTTTTCCGTCAGCCCAAGATATACTAAAGAACGAAATATTCTACTTTTGCATGAACACAAAGTCAACAGTCAACACTACTATTTTCTGTTATTATTAAGCCACCTAGAAAAGTTTCCCGGCAAAATTCTTAATGTCTTCGTCCCGGAATGACGGCGACGCCATCTCCCTGAACTGTCTAAGGTCAGACGGGCTCCGGCCAAGCCGCAACGCCACTTTGGTCTCGAAAACCTCTCCGTTCTCTCTCCTCTCGACATCGGCTTCGCCCAGGACGTCCTCGATGTCGTCTTGGATCTTCCGGTAGAACCCCGCGACGTTGCGGCACAGCTCGAACATCATGCCAACCTGCCCGCCGTGCTCCACCGTGTTCACCGCCGCGGCCAGCGCGGCGCCTAAGATGGTCACGTCGGACGCCCATGACGCCCCGGTATCACTGGACCCTATGAACGCGGCGGCGATCGCAGCCGTGCCGGCCAGCGCCGGGCCGGCGACCGCGAGGCCCCTGTTAAGCGTCAGCGCCAGCTTTCCAAATGACAAGTACTCCTGCTCGTCCTTGGCCCTGAGCACACGTACGATGCCTCTCATCTCGTCTTCCAGCTCTCGGCTCCAGCCGTTGTCGCCTGCCATAGAAGCTTGCCGGGCGCCGTGTCTGCCATTGCAGCACGGCTTTGTGCACGGGCTGTGACGACCCTCCGACTTCTTCCTCGTCCACCACCTCGCGGGCTCGACGTCTTTGGGGAACTTCTCGAGCACAATGGGGAGCAGTGGCAGTGGGTAAGCAGCGTCGAGCGCAAGTAGACGCTCCATGGCCGCGTGCACGTCACAGTTCCTCGACGCCGCCGGCGACGCGGCGAGCGTGGCGCTGAGGTCGCGCTCTAGCTCCCTCCAGAGCCTCGTGGCGTTGCGCTGCTCTTCGGCGAGCTGCGAGGGCTGGATCTTGTTGACGGCGGCCATGACCACGGCGGCGGTGGCAAGGAGGACGCCCGCGGAGACCTTGAGCGCGACTACGCTCGTCGAGGCGGGTGCGAGCGCGGCCATGAGGGAGGCGGCGAGTGTGAGGGAGTTGGTGGAGTGGAGCAGCAGGTGGTTCCAGTTGTCCCTCTGCCTGCCGATGATGTCGTGCATCTCGACCCGGTCCGCCGCTGCTTCCGCGATCGCGCGGAGCTTCGCCGCGGACACCGGTGCGCCATCATCTCCCGTGTTGATCACGACGCGATCCTGGTCGATGCTCACCGACTGCCGCCGGTCGAAGGTGCTGGTGTTAGTAGTACTGACGATGCCGCACCGGCGCGTCTGGCTGCACAGCCCGCTCCGGCGCCTGCGTGATGGCGATGCCGCCGGCAGCATGAAGCCGCCGCCGGCTAGTGGCCGCACGAGACTGGCCATATATGGCATGTACACACGTACTCTGTCGGTCTGTCCCGCGACGTGCAAACTTGTAATCTGGATGTTGAACAACTTGCGGCTCTGCCTGGATGCTGACGCTTGTTCGTTCTTCTCCTCGCTTGCTTCAGGACTTCATGAGTGACAAGTGTATACTTGGTGAGGAAGA includes the following:
- the LOC127309620 gene encoding probable F-box protein At4g22030, with translation MPYMASLVRPLAGGGFMLPAASPSRRRRSGLCSQTRRCGIVSTTNTSTFDRRQSVSIDQDRVVINTGDDGAPVSAAKLRAIAEAAADRVEMHDIIGRQRDNWNHLLLHSTNSLTLAASLMAALAPASTSVVALKVSAGVLLATAAVVMAAVNKIQPSQLAEEQRNATRLWRELERDLSATLAASPAASRNCDVHAAMERLLALDAAYPLPLLPIVLEKFPKDVEPARWWTRKKSEGRHSPCTKPCCNGRHGARQASMAGDNGWSRELEDEMRGIVRVLRAKDEQEYLSFGKLALTLNRGLAVAGPALAGTAAIAAAFIGSSDTGASWASDVTILGAALAAAVNTVEHGGQVGMMFELCRNVAGFYRKIQDDIEDVLGEADVERRENGEVFETKVALRLGRSPSDLRQFREMASPSFRDEDIKNFAGKLF